A region from the Bdellovibrio bacteriovorus genome encodes:
- a CDS encoding NADH-quinone oxidoreductase subunit B, translating to MSRDVAFTSRLDALVAWGQKNSLWPMPYGTACCGIEFMSVMGPKYDLARFGAEVARFSPRQADLLVVAGTITEKMAPVITRIYQQMLEPKYVISMGACASSGGFYRAYHVLQGVDKVIPVDVYIPGCPPTPEAVMDGIMALQRMIATRQPRPWKDNWKYPYEQT from the coding sequence ATGTCACGAGATGTTGCTTTCACATCAAGGCTCGATGCTTTGGTGGCGTGGGGGCAAAAAAATTCTTTGTGGCCAATGCCTTACGGTACTGCTTGTTGTGGTATCGAGTTCATGTCAGTGATGGGACCGAAGTATGACCTAGCACGTTTCGGTGCTGAGGTGGCTCGTTTCTCTCCTCGTCAAGCGGACTTGCTTGTCGTTGCTGGAACTATCACAGAAAAAATGGCTCCGGTGATCACTCGTATTTATCAACAAATGCTTGAACCAAAATACGTGATCTCCATGGGCGCGTGTGCAAGCTCTGGTGGTTTCTACCGCGCTTACCACGTTCTTCAAGGCGTCGACAAAGTCATCCCTGTCGACGTTTACATCCCAGGTTGCCCTCCAACACCAGAAGCGGTGATGGATGGAATCATGGCATTGCAACGTATGATTGCGACTCGTCAACCACGTCCTTGGAAAGACAACTGGAAGTATCCATATGAACAAACTTGA